Proteins encoded by one window of Chaetodon trifascialis isolate fChaTrf1 chromosome 15, fChaTrf1.hap1, whole genome shotgun sequence:
- the axin2 gene encoding axin-2 isoform X2: MSRALMDHIASSFREDAPRPPVPGEEGEAPCYPGKLGVMKPQDPPKSVLLGSPGSSARRNEDGLGEPEGSASPDSPLSRWTKSLHSLLGDQDGAHLFRTFLEREKCVDTLDFWFACNGFRQMDLKDTKTQRVAKAIYKRYIENNSIVAKQLKPATKTFIRDNIKKQHIDSAMFDQAQTEIQTNMEENAYQMFLTSDIYLEYVRTGGENPSHVNSNGLGDLKVVCGYLPTLNEEEEWSCDFKAKALVGLSAKAQRATASMRAVEVIERGYRSYKRGDPLNTCHLGSFAPVSSTNDSEVSSDALTDDAMSVTDSSVDGIPPYKLGSKKHLQREMQRNMRMNSQVSLPAFPRTRRPPKDMVPMEPAEFAAQLISRLENLKRKQDAINSLEERLQQIQEEEEREDTEIMASVPQLSPHPLTLLPGTTDEDPQAILDDHLSRVLKTPGCQSPAVVRHSPRSSSPEHKPFMHASFGFKSLVRTGPSSSSISSPDQGAITLALGPSRTLISRQSTKHIHHHYIHHHASPKTKEQIEREAALRVHGLCSSSGECQPCQPYQRSRSLGREMCGAISADSSMGRSSSLSRRVCRSGAEDGVAERCMEDCGPLQLPSDTTDPTQNVLQWILESKRQGRHKSHSNQSTKKSFGGSSTQTHTWGGGGSCGHLRSHQPAQPFIQDPAMPPLPPPNTLAQLEEACRRLEEVSTKTTKQRHSMSSLQQEKSHLVPVQGEGSVPPSLANPIPAGLLTTSPGLQSEEYDASRVLPSLSSPPLCSSSSSSQP; encoded by the exons ATGAGCCGGGCGCTTATGGACCATATCGCCAGTAGTTTCAGAGAAGATGCTCCTCGACCCCCGGTGCCGGGGGAGGAGGGCGAGGCGCCCTGCTACCCCGGCAAACTCGGAGTGATGAAACCCCAGGATCCCCCCAAATCGGTTCTGCTCGGCTCTCCGGGCTCCTCGGCGAGGAGGAACGAGGATGGTCTTGGCGAGCCAGAGGGGAGTGCCTCCCCGGATTCGCCGCTTTCCCGGTGGACAAAGTCTTTGCACTCTCTCCTCGGGGACCAGGACGGTGCTCACCTTTTCAGGACATTCCTGGAGCGAGAGAAATGCGTCGATACTTTAGACTTCTGGTTCGCCTGCAATGGCTTCAGGCAAATGGACCTCAAGGATACCAAAACGCAGAGAGTCGCCAAAGCAATTTACAAGCGCTACATCGAGAACAACAGCATTGTGGCCAAGCAGCTCAAACCCGCGACCAAAACCTTCATACGGGATAATATCAAGAAGCAACACATTGACTCTGCGATGTTCGATCAGGCGCAGACCGAGATTCAGACCAACATGGAGGAGAACGCGTACCAGATGTTTCTGACCTCTGACATTTACCTCGAGTACGTGAGGACTGGCGGAGAGAACCCGAGTCACGTCAACTCGAACGGGCTGGGCGACCTGAAAGTTGTGTGTGGATACCTGCCCACGCTCAACGAAGAGGAAGAGTGGAGCTGTGATTTCAAAGCCAAAGCGCTGGTTGGACTGTCGGCGAAGGCGCAGAGGGCCACCGCGTCCATGCGGGCGGTGGAGGTGATCGAGAGGGGATACAG ATCATACAAGAGAGGAGACCCGCTCAACACCTGCCATTTGGGCTCTTTCGCCCCCGTCAGCAGCACCAATGACAGCGAGGTGTCCAGTGACGCCTTGACCGACGATGCCATGTCCgtgactgacagcagtgt AGATGGCATCCCTCCATATAAACTGGGCTCCAAGAAACATCTACAGAGAGAGATGCAGCGCAACATGAGGATGAACAGCCAAGTCTCTCTGCCTGCTTTCCCT CGTACTCGCCGTCCTCCCAAGGACATGGTCCCGATGGAGCCGGCAGAGTTTGCAGCCCAGCTCATCTCCCGTCTGGAGAACCTGAAGAGAAAGCAGGACGCCATCAACTCTttggaggagaggctgcagcagatTCAGGAG gaggaggaaagagaagacaCAGAGATCATGGCAAGTGTTCCCCAGCTCTCTCCCCACCCCTTGACCCTCCTCCCTGGCACAACTGACGAGGACCCCCAGGCGATCCTGGACGATCACCTCTCTCGCGTCCTGAAGACCCCCGGCTGCCAGTCCCCCGCTGTCGTCCGCCACTCCCCTCGCTCCAGCTCCCCAGAGCACAAGCCCTTCATGCATGCAAGCTTTGGGTTCAAATCCCTGGTAAGGACGGGGCCCTCCAGTTCCTCCATCTCCAGTCCTGACCAAGGGGCCATCACTCTGGCCTTGGGCCCCAGCAGGACCCTCATCAGCAGGCAGAGCACAAAACACATCCACCACCACTACATCCACCATCATGCCAGTCCCAAGACTAAGGAGCAGATTGAAAGGGAGGCAGCCCTCAGGGTGCACGGCCTGTGCTCCAGCAGCGGCGAGTGCCAGCCCTGCCAGCCTTACCAGCGCAGCCGCAGCCTGGGCAGAGAGATGTGTGGGGCCATCTcggcagacagcagcatggG GCGCTCCAGCTCTCTGTCCAGGCGTGTGTGTCGCTCAGGGGCTGAGGACGGAGTAGCGGAGAGGTGTATGGAGGACTGCGGGCCTTTACAGCTGCCCAGCGACACAACAGACCCCACCCAGAATGTGTTGCAGTGGATCCTGGAAAGTAAACGACAGGGCAGGCACAAGTCTCACAG TAACCAGAGCACCAAGAAATCCTTTGGAGGGTCTTCTACCCAGACGCACACGTGGGGCGGTGGTGGAAGCTGTGGCCACCTACGTAGCCACCAGCCAGCCCAGCCATTCATCCAGGACCCAGCCATGCCTCCCCTGCCCCCTCCCAACACTTTGGCCCAGCTGGAGGAGGCCTGCCGCAGACTGGAGGAGGTCTCCACCAAGACCACCAAGCAGAG GCATTCAATGTCCAGTCTCCAGCAAGAGAAGAGCCACCTAGTGCCTGTCCAGGGTGAGGGCTCCGTCCCTCCGTCTCTAGCCAATCCCATCCCTGCTGGCCTCCTGACGACCAGCCCCGGTCTCCAATCAGAAGAGTACGATGCTTCTCGCGtcctgccctccctctcctctcctcctctctgctcctcttcctcctcctctcagccatAG
- the axin2 gene encoding axin-2 isoform X1, translating into MSRALMDHIASSFREDAPRPPVPGEEGEAPCYPGKLGVMKPQDPPKSVLLGSPGSSARRNEDGLGEPEGSASPDSPLSRWTKSLHSLLGDQDGAHLFRTFLEREKCVDTLDFWFACNGFRQMDLKDTKTQRVAKAIYKRYIENNSIVAKQLKPATKTFIRDNIKKQHIDSAMFDQAQTEIQTNMEENAYQMFLTSDIYLEYVRTGGENPSHVNSNGLGDLKVVCGYLPTLNEEEEWSCDFKAKALVGLSAKAQRATASMRAVEVIERGYRSYKRGDPLNTCHLGSFAPVSSTNDSEVSSDALTDDAMSVTDSSVDGIPPYKLGSKKHLQREMQRNMRMNSQVSLPAFPRTRRPPKDMVPMEPAEFAAQLISRLENLKRKQDAINSLEERLQQIQEEEEREDTEIMASVPQLSPHPLTLLPGTTDEDPQAILDDHLSRVLKTPGCQSPAVVRHSPRSSSPEHKPFMHASFGFKSLVRTGPSSSSISSPDQGAITLALGPSRTLISRQSTKHIHHHYIHHHASPKTKEQIEREAALRVHGLCSSSGECQPCQPYQRSRSLGREMCGAISADSSMGRSSSLSRRVCRSGAEDGVAERCMEDCGPLQLPSDTTDPTQNVLQWILESKRQGRHKSHSNQSTKKSFGGSSTQTHTWGGGGSCGHLRSHQPAQPFIQDPAMPPLPPPNTLAQLEEACRRLEEVSTKTTKQRHSMSSLQQEKSHLVPVQGEGSVPPSLANPIPAGLLTTSPGLQSEEMKECKKGVAGHGVCSSETVVTYFFCGEEIPYRRTMKSHSLTLGHFKEQLRKKGNYRYYFKKASDEFECGAVFEEVSDDGSLLPTYDGKILGKVERME; encoded by the exons ATGAGCCGGGCGCTTATGGACCATATCGCCAGTAGTTTCAGAGAAGATGCTCCTCGACCCCCGGTGCCGGGGGAGGAGGGCGAGGCGCCCTGCTACCCCGGCAAACTCGGAGTGATGAAACCCCAGGATCCCCCCAAATCGGTTCTGCTCGGCTCTCCGGGCTCCTCGGCGAGGAGGAACGAGGATGGTCTTGGCGAGCCAGAGGGGAGTGCCTCCCCGGATTCGCCGCTTTCCCGGTGGACAAAGTCTTTGCACTCTCTCCTCGGGGACCAGGACGGTGCTCACCTTTTCAGGACATTCCTGGAGCGAGAGAAATGCGTCGATACTTTAGACTTCTGGTTCGCCTGCAATGGCTTCAGGCAAATGGACCTCAAGGATACCAAAACGCAGAGAGTCGCCAAAGCAATTTACAAGCGCTACATCGAGAACAACAGCATTGTGGCCAAGCAGCTCAAACCCGCGACCAAAACCTTCATACGGGATAATATCAAGAAGCAACACATTGACTCTGCGATGTTCGATCAGGCGCAGACCGAGATTCAGACCAACATGGAGGAGAACGCGTACCAGATGTTTCTGACCTCTGACATTTACCTCGAGTACGTGAGGACTGGCGGAGAGAACCCGAGTCACGTCAACTCGAACGGGCTGGGCGACCTGAAAGTTGTGTGTGGATACCTGCCCACGCTCAACGAAGAGGAAGAGTGGAGCTGTGATTTCAAAGCCAAAGCGCTGGTTGGACTGTCGGCGAAGGCGCAGAGGGCCACCGCGTCCATGCGGGCGGTGGAGGTGATCGAGAGGGGATACAG ATCATACAAGAGAGGAGACCCGCTCAACACCTGCCATTTGGGCTCTTTCGCCCCCGTCAGCAGCACCAATGACAGCGAGGTGTCCAGTGACGCCTTGACCGACGATGCCATGTCCgtgactgacagcagtgt AGATGGCATCCCTCCATATAAACTGGGCTCCAAGAAACATCTACAGAGAGAGATGCAGCGCAACATGAGGATGAACAGCCAAGTCTCTCTGCCTGCTTTCCCT CGTACTCGCCGTCCTCCCAAGGACATGGTCCCGATGGAGCCGGCAGAGTTTGCAGCCCAGCTCATCTCCCGTCTGGAGAACCTGAAGAGAAAGCAGGACGCCATCAACTCTttggaggagaggctgcagcagatTCAGGAG gaggaggaaagagaagacaCAGAGATCATGGCAAGTGTTCCCCAGCTCTCTCCCCACCCCTTGACCCTCCTCCCTGGCACAACTGACGAGGACCCCCAGGCGATCCTGGACGATCACCTCTCTCGCGTCCTGAAGACCCCCGGCTGCCAGTCCCCCGCTGTCGTCCGCCACTCCCCTCGCTCCAGCTCCCCAGAGCACAAGCCCTTCATGCATGCAAGCTTTGGGTTCAAATCCCTGGTAAGGACGGGGCCCTCCAGTTCCTCCATCTCCAGTCCTGACCAAGGGGCCATCACTCTGGCCTTGGGCCCCAGCAGGACCCTCATCAGCAGGCAGAGCACAAAACACATCCACCACCACTACATCCACCATCATGCCAGTCCCAAGACTAAGGAGCAGATTGAAAGGGAGGCAGCCCTCAGGGTGCACGGCCTGTGCTCCAGCAGCGGCGAGTGCCAGCCCTGCCAGCCTTACCAGCGCAGCCGCAGCCTGGGCAGAGAGATGTGTGGGGCCATCTcggcagacagcagcatggG GCGCTCCAGCTCTCTGTCCAGGCGTGTGTGTCGCTCAGGGGCTGAGGACGGAGTAGCGGAGAGGTGTATGGAGGACTGCGGGCCTTTACAGCTGCCCAGCGACACAACAGACCCCACCCAGAATGTGTTGCAGTGGATCCTGGAAAGTAAACGACAGGGCAGGCACAAGTCTCACAG TAACCAGAGCACCAAGAAATCCTTTGGAGGGTCTTCTACCCAGACGCACACGTGGGGCGGTGGTGGAAGCTGTGGCCACCTACGTAGCCACCAGCCAGCCCAGCCATTCATCCAGGACCCAGCCATGCCTCCCCTGCCCCCTCCCAACACTTTGGCCCAGCTGGAGGAGGCCTGCCGCAGACTGGAGGAGGTCTCCACCAAGACCACCAAGCAGAG GCATTCAATGTCCAGTCTCCAGCAAGAGAAGAGCCACCTAGTGCCTGTCCAGGGTGAGGGCTCCGTCCCTCCGTCTCTAGCCAATCCCATCCCTGCTGGCCTCCTGACGACCAGCCCCGGTCTCCAATCAGAAGA GATGAAGGAGTGTAAAAAGGGTGTAGCGGGCCACGGGGTGTGCAGCAGCGAGACGGTGGTGACGTATTTCTTCTGTGGCGAGGAGATCCCCTACCGGAGGACCATGAAGAGCCACAGTCTCACCCTGGGCCACTTCAAGGAGCAGCTCCGCAAGAAGGGCAACTACAG GTACTACTTCAAGAAGGCCAGTGATGAGTTCGAGTGCGGTGCGGTGTTTGAGGAGGTGTCAGACGACGGCTCCTTGCTGCCCACCTATGACGGCAAGATCCTTGGAAAGGTggagaggatggagtga